A DNA window from Malus domestica chromosome 12, GDT2T_hap1 contains the following coding sequences:
- the LOC103451170 gene encoding protein HEADING DATE 3A-like (The RefSeq protein has 1 substitution compared to this genomic sequence) — protein MPRDRDPLVVGRVVGDVLDPFTRSVSLRVTYGTKEVNNGCELKPSEVVQQSRADIGGDDLRTFYTLVMVDPDAPSPSDPNLKEYLHWLVTDIPATTAASFGQEIVCYESPRPTVGIHRFVLVVFRQLGRQTVYAPGWRQNFNTRDFAELYNLGLPVSVVYFNCQREGGSGGRRR, from the exons atgcctAGGGATAGGGACCCCCTTGTTGTTGGACGAGTGGTTGGTGATGTTTTAGACCCCTTCACAAGGTCTGTTTCTCTGAGGGTGACCTACGGTACTAAGGAGGTTAACAATGGTTGTGAGCTCAAACCTTCTGAAGTTGTCCAACAACCTAGAGCTGATATTGGTGGAGACGATCTCAGGACTTTCTACACTCTG GTCATGGTGGATCCTGATGCACCCAGCCCAAGTGACCCCAACCTAAAGGAATATTTGCATTG GTTGGTTACCGATATTCCAGCAACTACTGCGGCAAGCTTCG GGCAAGAGATAGTGTGTTATGAAAGTCCACGGCCAACAGTGGGGATTCATCGCTTTGTTTTGGTGGTGTTTCGCCAATTGGGTAGGCAAACGGTGTATGCTCCGGGATGGCGCCAGAACTTCAATACCAGAGACTTCGCCGAGCTTTATAATCTTGGATTACCGGTGTCTGTCGTCTATTTTAACTGCCAAAGGGAGGGCGGCTCCGGTGGAAGGAGAAGATAA
- the LOC103451170 gene encoding protein HEADING DATE 3A-like isoform X1, producing the protein MPRDRDPLVVGRVVGDVLDPFTRSVSLRVTYGTKEVNNGCELKPSEVVQQPRADIGGDDLRTFYTLVMVDPDAPSPSDPNLKEYLHWCVSCSALSLSAQGYVGYRYSSNYCGKLRARDSVL; encoded by the exons atgcctAGGGATAGGGACCCCCTTGTTGTTGGACGAGTGGTTGGTGATGTTTTAGACCCCTTCACAAGGTCTGTTTCTCTGAGGGTGACCTACGGTACTAAGGAGGTTAACAATGGTTGTGAGCTCAAACCTTCTGAAGTTGTCCAACAACCTAGAGCTGATATTGGTGGAGACGATCTCAGGACTTTCTACACTCTG GTCATGGTGGATCCTGATGCACCCAGCCCAAGTGACCCCAACCTAAAGGAATATTTGCATTGGTGTGTATCCTGtagcgctctctctctctctgcacagGGATAT GTTGGTTACCGATATTCCAGCAACTACTGCGGCAAGCTTCG GGCAAGAGATAGTGTGTTATGA